Proteins from a genomic interval of Gordonia sp. SL306:
- a CDS encoding precorrin-3B synthase, producing the protein MTEAVRRDATDRCPGVFSTHAAADGAVARVRLPGGRIRPAQLELLAQAATAHGDGYLELTARANLQLRGLTDVDAVADAVVEAGLAPSSTHDKVRNIEVSALTGRIGGIADVRPLADLLDDRLQAAEVSAALSGRFLFGLDDGRGDIARREPDACAIVRSADGSGEIVVDVLVGGTALGSARGDDAISAELLAVATDMIAICPGAWRVSDLTEAQRTELDDRVRARLAPAVGGPDPGPADPIVGWFDQDDGRVLLGAVVELGRLPARLAEFVAAVQAPIVVTPDREILICDLDEGVAETVVRVLAPMGLIFDAGSPWATVSCCVGAPGCAKSLAPVREDLLVRIRDGEPVTEREHWVGCGRRCGSPSGPHRSVEATPDGGYVTHRR; encoded by the coding sequence GTGACCGAAGCTGTCCGGCGCGATGCCACCGACCGCTGTCCCGGCGTGTTCAGCACCCACGCCGCCGCCGACGGCGCGGTTGCCCGGGTGCGGCTCCCGGGCGGGCGTATTCGGCCCGCTCAGCTCGAACTCCTCGCCCAGGCCGCGACCGCGCACGGCGACGGATATCTCGAGTTGACGGCGCGGGCCAATCTCCAGTTGCGCGGACTCACCGATGTCGATGCGGTGGCGGACGCGGTCGTCGAGGCAGGGCTTGCCCCGAGCTCGACGCACGACAAGGTCCGCAACATCGAGGTCAGTGCATTGACCGGCCGGATCGGCGGCATCGCCGACGTGCGGCCGCTCGCGGATCTGCTCGACGACCGGCTGCAGGCGGCCGAGGTGTCGGCGGCGCTCTCCGGCCGTTTCCTCTTCGGCCTCGACGACGGCCGCGGCGACATCGCGCGCCGGGAACCCGATGCCTGTGCGATCGTCCGGTCGGCCGATGGGTCCGGCGAGATCGTCGTCGACGTGCTGGTGGGCGGCACAGCCCTCGGCTCGGCCCGCGGCGACGACGCGATCAGCGCGGAACTCCTGGCCGTCGCCACGGACATGATCGCCATCTGCCCCGGTGCGTGGCGGGTCAGCGATCTCACCGAGGCGCAGCGAACCGAGCTCGACGACCGGGTTCGCGCGCGGCTGGCGCCGGCCGTCGGAGGTCCCGACCCGGGGCCTGCCGACCCGATCGTCGGCTGGTTCGACCAGGACGACGGCCGTGTACTGCTCGGCGCCGTCGTCGAGCTCGGCCGCCTGCCCGCGCGGCTCGCCGAGTTCGTGGCCGCCGTGCAGGCACCGATCGTCGTGACCCCCGACCGCGAGATCCTCATCTGCGATCTGGACGAAGGTGTCGCCGAGACGGTGGTGCGGGTCCTGGCGCCGATGGGCCTGATCTTCGACGCCGGCTCCCCCTGGGCCACGGTCAGCTGCTGTGTCGGAGCCCCGGGATGCGCAAAGTCGCTGGCCCCGGTCCGCGAGGATCTGCTGGTACGGATCCGGGACGGTGAACCGGTGACCGAGCGCGAACACTGGGTGGGGTGCGGCCGTCGATGCGGCTCCCCCAGCGGTCCCCATCGCAGTGTCGAGGCGACTCCCGACGGTGGGTACGTGACGCACCGTCGATAG
- a CDS encoding cobalt-precorrin-6A reductase: MSSGPILLLGGTGEARAVAEHLVAADIAVISSLAGRVRDPRLPVGDVRIGGFGGIDGLADWIRTHHVVGVVDATHPFATTMTDHAATVADRMALPLLRVRRPAWTPTADDSWVTVPDMRAAAREIETRAARQRDLRVFLTTGRQDVGVFAGITDARFLIRVVDPPTSDLPALHRILRSRGPYDLSSERELMRANEIDVLVTKNSGGELTRAKLTAAAALGVDVVMVDRPAEPASGDSVDSVAAAIDWVRDHLTGG, from the coding sequence ATGAGTTCCGGGCCGATCCTGCTGCTCGGGGGCACCGGCGAGGCTCGCGCGGTGGCCGAGCATTTGGTCGCCGCCGATATCGCGGTGATCAGTTCGCTGGCCGGCCGAGTCCGTGACCCGCGCCTGCCGGTCGGGGACGTCCGGATCGGCGGGTTCGGGGGAATCGACGGCCTCGCCGACTGGATTCGGACCCATCATGTCGTCGGCGTGGTCGACGCGACGCACCCCTTCGCCACCACCATGACCGATCACGCCGCTACCGTTGCGGACCGAATGGCCCTGCCACTCTTACGAGTTCGGCGACCGGCGTGGACTCCAACCGCTGACGACAGCTGGGTGACGGTGCCGGACATGCGTGCTGCGGCCCGAGAGATCGAGACACGCGCCGCCCGACAACGAGATCTGCGGGTGTTCCTGACCACCGGTCGCCAGGACGTCGGGGTGTTCGCCGGCATCACCGACGCCAGATTTCTCATCCGGGTGGTCGATCCGCCGACGTCCGACCTACCCGCGCTCCACCGGATCCTGCGCTCGCGGGGTCCCTACGATCTCTCGAGTGAGCGGGAACTGATGCGTGCGAACGAGATCGACGTGCTGGTCACCAAGAACAGCGGGGGAGAGCTCACCCGGGCGAAGCTCACCGCGGCCGCTGCGCTCGGTGTCGACGTGGTGATGGTGGACCGTCCGGCCGAACCGGCGTCGGGAGATTCCGTCGATTCGGTGGCCGCCGCGATCGACTGGGTTCGCGACCACCTGACCGGGGGCTGA
- the cobJ gene encoding precorrin-3B C(17)-methyltransferase — protein sequence MSGKLWGIGLGPGDSDLVTVKSARIIGSADVIAYHCARHGNSIARSVAAPYLREGQIEERLMYPVTTESTDHPGGYAGALHDFYAESAARLAGHLRAGRDVALLAEGDPLFFSSYMHMHKRLVGEFDAEIVPGVTSVSASSAALGIPLVEADETLTVVPGTLPAAELVARFRAAEAIAVLKLGRTFVRVRDALVSAGRADEAWYVERASTPAQRVIPLRDVNPDEVPYFSMIVVPGPLNNPNRPPEVTAERGEVVVVGLGPGADDQTTPQVQLELARATDLVGYTTYLSRVTARPGQRVHASDNRVEAERAEFALDLAARGARVAVVSSGDPGVFAMAAAVAEVAAEPRWHDVAVRVAPGVTAASAVAAAVGAPLGHDFAIISLSDRLKPWEVIADRIQHAVAADLVVAIYNPGSSHRTWQVGKLKEILLESVSPDRPLVVGRDVGGPTESLRTISVGELDPQTVDMRTLLIIGSSATTAVTRAGGDLVYTPRHHPG from the coding sequence GTGAGTGGAAAGCTCTGGGGAATCGGCCTCGGGCCCGGGGACAGCGACCTGGTCACGGTGAAGTCGGCCCGCATCATCGGGTCTGCCGATGTCATCGCGTATCACTGTGCGAGACACGGGAACAGCATCGCGCGGTCGGTGGCGGCGCCGTACCTGCGCGAGGGACAGATCGAAGAACGCCTGATGTATCCGGTGACAACCGAGTCCACCGATCATCCGGGCGGGTACGCAGGGGCGCTGCACGATTTCTACGCCGAGAGCGCCGCCCGCCTCGCCGGGCATCTGCGCGCGGGCCGCGACGTGGCGCTGCTGGCCGAGGGTGATCCGTTGTTCTTCAGCTCGTACATGCACATGCACAAGAGGCTCGTCGGCGAGTTCGATGCCGAGATCGTGCCGGGCGTGACGTCGGTGAGTGCGTCGTCGGCCGCCCTCGGGATCCCACTGGTCGAAGCCGACGAGACCCTGACCGTGGTACCCGGCACGCTGCCGGCGGCGGAGCTGGTCGCGCGTTTCCGCGCCGCGGAGGCCATCGCCGTCCTGAAGCTCGGCCGCACTTTTGTCCGGGTTCGTGACGCCCTGGTATCAGCAGGCCGGGCCGACGAGGCCTGGTACGTGGAGCGGGCGTCCACTCCGGCCCAGCGGGTCATCCCGCTGCGCGACGTGAATCCCGATGAGGTGCCGTACTTCTCGATGATCGTGGTACCCGGGCCGCTGAACAACCCGAATCGCCCGCCGGAGGTCACCGCGGAGCGCGGCGAGGTGGTGGTGGTCGGACTGGGCCCCGGCGCCGACGATCAGACGACGCCGCAGGTCCAACTCGAACTCGCCCGCGCCACCGATCTCGTCGGCTACACCACCTACCTGTCGCGGGTGACCGCGCGCCCCGGGCAACGAGTCCACGCGAGCGACAACCGGGTGGAAGCCGAGCGGGCGGAGTTCGCCCTCGATCTCGCCGCCCGGGGCGCTCGGGTCGCCGTCGTGTCGTCCGGGGATCCCGGCGTCTTCGCGATGGCCGCGGCCGTCGCCGAGGTGGCCGCCGAACCACGTTGGCACGATGTCGCGGTGCGGGTGGCCCCCGGGGTGACGGCTGCGAGCGCGGTGGCCGCGGCCGTGGGTGCGCCGCTGGGCCACGACTTCGCGATCATCTCGCTGTCGGATCGCCTCAAGCCGTGGGAGGTGATCGCGGACCGGATCCAGCACGCGGTGGCAGCGGATCTCGTGGTGGCGATCTACAACCCCGGGTCGTCCCACCGCACCTGGCAGGTCGGCAAGCTCAAGGAGATCCTGCTGGAGTCGGTCTCACCGGACCGGCCGCTGGTCGTGGGTCGCGATGTGGGCGGACCGACCGAGAGCCTGCGGACGATCTCGGTCGGCGAACTCGATCCCCAGACCGTCGACATGCGCACCCTGCTCATCATCGGGTCGTCGGCGACCACCGCGGTGACGCGTGCGGGCGGCGACCTCGTGTACACGCCGCGGCATCACCCGGGTTGA
- the cbiE gene encoding precorrin-6y C5,15-methyltransferase (decarboxylating) subunit CbiE — protein MTDRFVVIGIGADGWDGLGRRARDELSGAATIYGSARQLDLLPALVADLRPWDSPMSTHLAAVLATTAPIGTDGDVTEQDGTVHILASGDPMFHGIGTTIVRAVGASRVDVIPTVSSAALACARLGWDLTDVGILTTVARDLDSVADALTDGRNLVILSRDETTPAQLAQLLTDNGFGWSSITVLEQLGGPAERIVRGIARTWSEPAGDPLNVVAVSCIGPHRSRAPGHPDDEYANDGQITKQPIRALTVSALAPSHRQLLWDIGSGSGSISIEWLRSEPTGRVVAFERDDTRSAQLIANATRHGVRGRLTVGGAAPESLSTAPEPDVVFIGGGLSTPVLEAAWAALSEDGRLVANAVTLENQHLLTEWYGRHGGSLRRLSVETAAPLGTMTTWRPALPIVQWVVDKS, from the coding sequence ATGACGGATCGGTTCGTGGTGATCGGGATCGGCGCCGACGGCTGGGACGGCCTCGGACGCCGGGCCCGCGACGAGCTGTCCGGGGCCGCGACGATCTACGGGTCGGCCCGGCAACTCGACCTGCTGCCCGCGCTCGTCGCGGATCTCCGACCGTGGGATTCGCCGATGAGCACACACCTGGCCGCGGTCCTGGCGACCACGGCGCCCATCGGCACCGACGGGGATGTCACCGAGCAGGACGGCACAGTCCACATCCTGGCGAGCGGTGACCCGATGTTCCACGGTATCGGCACCACGATCGTGCGCGCCGTCGGTGCGTCCCGCGTCGACGTGATCCCGACCGTGTCGAGCGCGGCGCTCGCCTGTGCCCGACTGGGATGGGATCTCACCGACGTCGGGATTCTGACGACGGTCGCCCGCGACCTGGATTCGGTTGCCGACGCACTCACCGACGGCCGGAACCTGGTGATCCTCAGCCGCGACGAGACGACCCCGGCACAGCTCGCACAGCTGTTGACCGACAACGGGTTCGGCTGGTCGTCGATCACCGTCCTCGAGCAGCTCGGCGGCCCCGCGGAACGGATCGTCCGGGGAATCGCCCGCACCTGGTCCGAGCCGGCAGGCGATCCGCTCAACGTCGTCGCCGTCAGCTGCATCGGACCTCATCGGAGCCGGGCGCCCGGGCATCCCGACGACGAGTACGCCAACGACGGCCAGATCACCAAGCAGCCGATCCGCGCGCTGACCGTCTCCGCGCTCGCGCCGAGCCACCGACAACTCCTGTGGGACATCGGCTCCGGATCCGGCAGCATCTCCATCGAATGGCTGCGGTCAGAACCCACCGGACGGGTCGTCGCGTTCGAGCGCGACGACACACGCAGTGCGCAGCTGATCGCCAATGCCACCCGTCACGGTGTTCGCGGCCGGTTGACGGTGGGCGGCGCCGCACCGGAGTCCCTGTCGACGGCACCCGAACCCGATGTCGTCTTCATCGGAGGCGGGCTCAGCACACCCGTTCTCGAGGCCGCATGGGCAGCGCTGAGCGAGGACGGCCGGCTCGTCGCCAACGCGGTCACCCTGGAGAATCAGCATCTGCTCACCGAATGGTATGGCCGCCATGGCGGTTCGCTGCGTCGCCTGTCCGTGGAGACAGCGGCCCCACTGGGCACGATGACCACGTGGCGCCCGGCGTTGCCGATCGTTCAGTGGGTGGTGGACAAATCATGA
- a CDS encoding precorrin-8X methylmutase, which translates to MSDYLRDGAAIYRQSFATIRAESDLTAFAPDVAQVVVRMIHACGQTDLTEDVAATEGVVQAARAALGTGAPILCDASMVAAGVTRKRLPADNVVRCHLSEPSLPALAERLGTTRTAAALEFWRPHLDGAVVAIGNAPTALFALLDMIDDGAPRPAAIVGAPVGFVGAAESCAALALRSDLEFITVTGRRGGSAITAAAINALASPEE; encoded by the coding sequence ATGAGCGACTACCTGCGTGACGGCGCCGCGATCTATCGCCAGTCCTTTGCCACGATCCGTGCCGAGTCGGATCTGACGGCCTTCGCACCCGACGTGGCGCAGGTGGTGGTGCGCATGATCCACGCCTGCGGGCAGACCGACCTCACCGAGGACGTGGCGGCCACCGAGGGTGTCGTGCAGGCCGCCCGTGCGGCACTCGGAACGGGTGCACCGATTCTCTGCGATGCCTCGATGGTGGCCGCGGGGGTCACCCGTAAACGTCTGCCCGCCGACAACGTCGTACGTTGCCACCTCTCCGAACCGTCGCTACCTGCACTCGCTGAACGCCTCGGCACCACCAGAACGGCTGCCGCGCTAGAGTTCTGGCGTCCTCATCTCGACGGAGCAGTGGTGGCGATCGGCAATGCCCCGACGGCACTGTTCGCACTGCTGGACATGATCGACGACGGGGCACCGCGTCCGGCGGCCATCGTCGGCGCACCCGTCGGCTTCGTCGGTGCCGCCGAATCCTGCGCGGCCCTGGCGCTCCGCAGCGACCTCGAGTTCATCACGGTGACCGGGCGGCGCGGTGGATCGGCGATCACCGCCGCCGCGATCAATGCATTGGCCAGTCCGGAGGAGTGA
- a CDS encoding cobalt-precorrin-4/precorrin-4 C(11)-methyltransferase: protein MTVYVIGAGPGAPDLITLRGAEILGRCQTCLYAGSLVPAELLDRCPPDAVLIDTARMPLAEIISHIVAADAAGHHVARLHSGDPSLYSAMTEQRRELAARGIPVEVVPGVPAFAAAAAALDCELTAPGVGQSLLLTRVSTLSTDMPPGEELDRLATTGVTLALHLAAHRATELTAVLTPYYGADCPTATVAFASRPDQQIVRCRLADLPVTLADAGIRRTAVIFVGRVLDPSAHPAVSDSYLYSEARMTKLRRDG, encoded by the coding sequence ATGACCGTGTACGTCATCGGTGCCGGACCTGGCGCTCCGGACCTGATCACCCTGCGCGGAGCCGAGATCCTCGGCCGTTGTCAGACCTGCCTGTACGCGGGATCGCTGGTTCCCGCCGAGCTCCTCGACCGATGCCCGCCGGACGCCGTCCTCATCGACACCGCCCGGATGCCGCTCGCGGAGATCATCTCCCACATCGTCGCGGCGGATGCCGCCGGACATCACGTGGCGCGACTGCATTCGGGCGACCCGTCGTTGTACTCGGCGATGACCGAGCAGCGCCGGGAGCTCGCGGCCCGCGGGATCCCGGTGGAGGTCGTGCCCGGCGTCCCCGCGTTCGCGGCCGCGGCGGCCGCTCTCGACTGCGAGCTGACCGCACCCGGCGTCGGACAGAGCCTGCTGCTCACCCGGGTCTCGACACTGTCGACGGACATGCCTCCGGGCGAGGAACTCGACCGCCTCGCCACCACCGGTGTGACCCTGGCCCTTCACCTCGCCGCACACCGTGCCACCGAGCTCACCGCTGTCCTGACGCCGTATTACGGGGCTGACTGTCCCACCGCCACCGTGGCGTTCGCCAGTCGGCCGGATCAGCAGATCGTGCGCTGCCGCCTCGCCGACCTACCGGTGACCCTGGCCGACGCGGGCATCCGGCGCACCGCGGTGATCTTCGTCGGCCGGGTTCTCGATCCGTCCGCCCATCCCGCCGTCAGCGACAGCTACCTCTACTCGGAGGCCCGCATGACAAAGCTCCGGCGTGATGGATGA
- a CDS encoding PPOX class F420-dependent oxidoreductase, whose product MTRTPADLGPAAAEFLRERHLATLATARADGTPHVVAVGFTWDGEHGLARVITTDGKQKVRNVERGGYASVTNVDGPRWLTLEGPATIRREPDDVRDAEERYGLRYREPKPNPRRVVIEIAVRRVMGSKTLLG is encoded by the coding sequence ATGACCCGTACCCCCGCCGATCTGGGCCCGGCCGCGGCCGAATTCCTCCGCGAACGCCATCTCGCCACGCTGGCCACTGCGCGCGCCGACGGCACACCGCACGTCGTCGCCGTCGGCTTCACGTGGGATGGCGAGCACGGGCTCGCCCGGGTGATCACCACAGACGGGAAGCAGAAGGTCCGCAACGTCGAGCGCGGTGGGTACGCATCGGTGACCAATGTCGACGGCCCGCGGTGGCTGACTCTCGAGGGACCGGCCACCATTCGCCGGGAACCGGACGACGTCCGGGATGCGGAGGAGCGCTACGGCCTGCGCTACCGCGAGCCGAAACCCAATCCGCGACGCGTGGTCATCGAGATCGCGGTCCGGCGCGTCATGGGTTCGAAGACACTCCTGGGCTGA
- a CDS encoding SDR family NAD(P)-dependent oxidoreductase produces the protein MALPPTTGTIVLFGGRSEIGVALTRRLAQGRTVVLAARRPDDLGAEASRLIEAGASQVHTVAFDADDTASHGALIDSVISRFGPIEAAIVAFGILGDQVRAETDVEHALQIAHTDYLAQISVLTPLATALRAQGSGTIVVFSSVAGIRVRKANYVYGSTKAGLDGFASGLADALHGSGVHLLLARPGFVVGAMTKDLMESGVTPAPLSVDAEQVADAVARAYRRGRGEVWIPWALRPLFVGMRLIPRPIWRRLSR, from the coding sequence ATGGCCCTGCCACCGACGACCGGAACCATCGTGCTGTTCGGCGGCCGAAGCGAGATCGGCGTCGCGCTGACCCGACGACTCGCTCAGGGGCGCACCGTGGTGCTGGCCGCGCGACGCCCCGACGATCTCGGGGCAGAGGCGTCCCGATTGATCGAGGCAGGTGCTTCCCAGGTGCACACCGTCGCCTTCGACGCCGACGATACCGCGTCCCACGGAGCGCTCATCGACTCGGTGATCTCCCGATTCGGTCCGATCGAGGCGGCCATCGTCGCGTTCGGCATCCTGGGCGATCAGGTCCGCGCCGAGACCGACGTCGAACATGCGCTGCAGATCGCGCACACCGACTACCTGGCCCAGATCAGCGTCCTGACCCCGCTCGCGACCGCGCTGCGTGCGCAGGGTTCCGGAACCATCGTCGTCTTCTCGTCGGTGGCGGGCATCCGGGTCCGCAAGGCCAACTATGTCTACGGATCCACCAAGGCAGGCCTCGACGGATTCGCCAGCGGACTGGCAGATGCACTCCACGGCAGCGGAGTTCACCTCTTGCTCGCCCGGCCGGGGTTCGTCGTCGGCGCGATGACCAAGGACCTCATGGAGTCGGGCGTCACACCGGCACCACTGTCGGTCGACGCCGAACAGGTCGCCGACGCCGTCGCGCGCGCGTACCGACGGGGCAGAGGCGAGGTATGGATTCCGTGGGCCCTGCGACCATTGTTCGTCGGCATGCGGCTCATCCCTCGCCCGATCTGGCGACGGCTGTCTCGATGA